Below is a genomic region from Pseudopipra pipra isolate bDixPip1 chromosome 6, bDixPip1.hap1, whole genome shotgun sequence.
TGTTTACTTCAAAGCCCACAGAGCGGTGCTCGCTGCTTTTTCAAACTATTTTAAGATGATATTTATTCATCAGACAAGGTAAGAACACACACTTCTTCTATCCTTTAATCACTCTCAACgttctgctttttctcctttctaaaGGCATCAGACTCTAAAAGACTGTAAGTGGAGATGTTAGATGGCTTGATGTTATTTTCCTAACCCACCACAGGCCTTGGCTCCCTAAACATTCCCAGTCCAGAACGTGCTGTCCTTTAAAACCACTCTCTTAGTCAGCATCGGTAACATCAGGCCCTGCATTTTGGAGATGAGACATTTGTGTGACCTGATAAAATAAACATGTAAGTACCACTGttttcctgcagtgagaaccttgCAGGTTTGGAATCCAGGGATAACCTGGTACCTCCTCTGCCCATGTCCACTACTTTGCATTAGGTTGTAGGCAAGCTGGCTGGGTGGGACTGTCACTTCTGGCAAGATCCATGGGCTTGAAGTAATCGAGAAGCTGTAGCCTTATCgcagttctgcttttcagacTCTGGCAGATAAGGGCCAAGACTGAGATCATCAGTTCATTTCAAGCTGTTGTTGAGATGCTTCACCTGGCCAGGTCAGGAGTGGTTCTGCAGGTATAACAACACTGATGCCAAGGTCTGGCCTCTGACCTGGAGCTTGGTGCTTGCAGTGGATGAAACCTTTCTCCATTCCCCTTCCTTTTTGAGGGTCATGGCCTCCACCACCATCGCAAAATAAGCCTTAGGATCAGCCGTGCCACCCTTTGGCAGGAAGTGAGATGAGTTAACTGCCTTTCCCTATAAATGTTGTTTGCTGACACTTAAGCGCAACACTCATAAAGATTacacaccagcagcagctgaatttATTACTtaaacacacagatattctTTGCCTGGTGTTACTGGAGTGGCACACCCTGGTGATGCTTGCATGGCATCGCTGCGGTGCCACACAGCTGCGGTTGGCTCTGCATGCGAGTGACGGGGTGACCGGGAGCTGGCCACTCGCACCGTCCCCAGCTGTGGTTGTGCACATGGTCTTTAGAGTCACAGAGATGAATGCAGGCTCAGGCACTTTGCTGTGCAAACAGGGCTTATGCACTTCTGCAGGGCTTGGCGGCTTGGCGGTAAACCGggaggcaggcagcagcactgacagcaaaTGGGCAGGTAATGCTAGCTTGGATCCCTGTATGTACTTAATCATCTGTTTTGTTTCAGCGAATGCATAAAGATTCAGCCAACAGACATCCAGCCTGACATATTTAGCTACTTGTTACATATCATGTACACTGGGAAAGGGCCAAAGCAGACCGTCAGCCAGAGCCGACTGGAGGAGGGCATCCGCTTTCTCCACGCAGACCACCTCTCCCACATCGCTATCGAGATGAACCAAGCGTTCTCCCCAGAGCCGGTCCAGTCTTCCAACTTGTACGGGATCCAGATCTCGACGGCACACAAACTGGCAAAGGAACGCCTGGGAGCGAAGGACAGCCTACCCAAGGCAGGGGGCAGGTCTGCGGCCCAGGGCGATCACCCTCAGCTGCAGCTGTCCCTGGCCATCGGCCTGGACGACGGCCCCCTGGGCCAGCAGGTCGCTCGCCCCTCTGCCCCGCCCGCCGCTCTCACTAAGCCGGCAGAGGAGCGTCCAAAGCTCTCGGTCTCCATAAAGCAGGAGAGGTGCGACCCGGAGCCCGTGGTGTCCCAGAGCTGCACCCCTCCTTCTCCGGAGGTGGCCAGCCCCATCTTTGCCAAGGCCAGCCTCAAGGTGCACTTGTGTCACTACTGCGGGGAGCGCTTTGACTCCCGGGGGGGGCTGCGGCAGCACCTGCACACCCACGTCTCGGGCTCGCTGCCCTTCGGCGTGCCGGCCTCCATCCTGGAAAGCAGCGACCTGGGAGAGGTGCAGCCTCTGGCTGAGGACAGGGAGGCTGAGGACGACCACCGGCTCAGGGCCTTCCTCCTCAAGGAGGATGAACATCAGCTGGAGCATCCAAGCTGCAGCGACCTGGAGCCTCTGCAGATCGGCCAGCTCTCCCTCATCTCCAAGGACCACGAACCGGTGGAGCTGAACTGTAACTTTTCTTTctcaagaaagagaaaaatcatctGCACTGTCTGCGGCCGCACATTTTTCCGGAAGAGCCAGCTGCTGGAACACATGTACACGCACAGGGGGAAGCAGCACAAATACAGCCGCTGCCAGAGGCTGGAGAGccccgccacccccaggtttcATCCTTACTGTGACAGCGAGAGTGTGGGTAAGAGCTCCAGTTTGTCCCAAGACCACTTAGATGAATGTATACTGGAGTCAGATCTCATCCAAGAAAGTGTTGATACGATCCTGGTAGAGTAGCTCTCCCCCTGTGTTGCCTTCAGATGCTGAAACTGGATATTTCGGTGTTTTCCTCCTAGGGAGtggctgctctctgcagcagaTTTTGTTCAACCACCATTCCCCTCACCCCCGAGATAACTGTGAAGGACTGTGTACTTTGATTTGTGTACTTGCTTTTTTACTTCTCTAACTTCTCTAGTTAATTCCCATCTAAGTCCTTCTTGGAAGCCTCTGTGTAACTTGGTTACATTTTTCCTGAATGTGAACTTATTCCTGCTCTGCTTTACTAGAGTTAATACTGTACCGCTGGGTGTGAGGTTTAAACATTGTCTAATACTTTGTGCGGTGCCTAGGACTGTTTGTATCCCATATAATTGCTTTTCTGAAACCAGATGGGTGGAAATGTAGAGGGAAATGTGTATTGTGTTTCCCAAACAGtttgtttgaaaataaatatctcAAGGAGATGAATCCTGAAGTTCGTGTTGTATAACTGCAGTTAATATATCTTTACATAAATATGTGCAGGAGCCATAAGGCTGCTCTTTTCAAGGGAACTGACAGTGTTGATGTAGGGGTGGCAACCTTCACTTTGACAAGCCCTGGAGTCCTCGTCAGTACAGTCTTCtaaatttacttttaaactCTAGGGATTTGCAtgtgtttttcctccttcctaCTCCTCCCTCGTTAACCACTACTGCATGAGCAGAGACAGATTTTGATGCCCCTCTAGAACCATGTCTCATTATTGGACCACCTTCTCTgcaaggaggaaggaaagctgCAAAGAAGCTGTCCTCTCTTCTTGGAGAGGAGTCACATCATCACCTAAGTCTTTATAGGATTAAATACCACGCTCGTATTTTCTGAGTGAGGATGATTTCTGACTCTATAAACAGCTTGGAGCAAACACGGTCTTAAATATTACAATCTGTGTATTTGCTAAGAGCAAACATATAA
It encodes:
- the ZBTB25 gene encoding zinc finger and BTB domain-containing protein 25 isoform X1 codes for the protein MDTTGHSVLLLQQLNMQREFGFLCDCTVAIGDVYFKAHRAVLAAFSNYFKMIFIHQTSECIKIQPTDIQPDIFSYLLHIMYTGKGPKQTVSQSRLEEGIRFLHADHLSHIAIEMNQAFSPEPVQSSNLYGIQISTAHKLAKERLGAKDSLPKAGGRSAAQGDHPQLQLSLAIGLDDGPLGQQVARPSAPPAALTKPAEERPKLSVSIKQERCDPEPVVSQSCTPPSPEVASPIFAKASLKVHLCHYCGERFDSRGGLRQHLHTHVSGSLPFGVPASILESSDLGEVQPLAEDREAEDDHRLRAFLLKEDEHQLEHPSCSDLEPLQIGQLSLISKDHEPVELNCNFSFSRKRKIICTVCGRTFFRKSQLLEHMYTHRGKQHKYSRCQRLESPATPRFHPYCDSESVGKSSSLSQDHLDECILESDLIQESVDTILVE
- the ZBTB25 gene encoding zinc finger and BTB domain-containing protein 25 isoform X2, which produces MYTGKGPKQTVSQSRLEEGIRFLHADHLSHIAIEMNQAFSPEPVQSSNLYGIQISTAHKLAKERLGAKDSLPKAGGRSAAQGDHPQLQLSLAIGLDDGPLGQQVARPSAPPAALTKPAEERPKLSVSIKQERCDPEPVVSQSCTPPSPEVASPIFAKASLKVHLCHYCGERFDSRGGLRQHLHTHVSGSLPFGVPASILESSDLGEVQPLAEDREAEDDHRLRAFLLKEDEHQLEHPSCSDLEPLQIGQLSLISKDHEPVELNCNFSFSRKRKIICTVCGRTFFRKSQLLEHMYTHRGKQHKYSRCQRLESPATPRFHPYCDSESVGKSSSLSQDHLDECILESDLIQESVDTILVE